The sequence GGCAACGCTGCGCAACTGGTTGCCTGCCGTGCAGGCGTACCTCAATGAGTTGGATGCGCTCACGGCCAGCGTGCATCGCCAGGTGTTTTCTGAGTTGATGGCGGCGGTGGTGCAGCGCCGTGGGCAACCCGCTCAGGCGCTGCCGGGGTGGGTGGATGTCGCGGCGTTTCAGTCGGCCCAAACGGCACCAGGCCGGGCTGTGCAGGGTTATTTAGTGCAAGACCTGAGGCAGCGGCGCTGGCTCATTCAGCCGCAACCGCCTGAGGCGGGGCAGAACGGGCGGGCGCTGGCTCCAGCAACGCAGGTGGTGGTGCGCTGGCAGAGCCAGGCGGGGGAGCAAGTGCGTGCGCTGCGGCTTGGGTCAGCAGTACACGATCTGGCCGGGCTGGATGAGGTGGTGGGCGTGGAGGTCAACGATGGGCGGCAGGTGTTCCAACTCTTGCCTGTTACGCGGCCCCGGGGGATTTTGGGGTGGTCACAAAATAAAGACCTCGCATTAAGCTTGATGTTGCCAGATCTTCGTTTTAAAGAAACTACGATCGCTGATGATTTGCTGCGGCCTCACAATTACTGGCGGGCGATGCTTGCAGGCCAGCGCTCTCAACTGATCATCGATACCATCCATTTCACTTTGCATGAAGGATGTATCTTTCGGATTGGGGGAGATGATTTTGGAAGTTATTTAGATTTGCAGTTTAACTCTCGGCGTGGTAAAAATAAAGTAGTGCAACGTTTCCGCTGGATCGAACCTGGCAGTTTCATGATGGGATCCCCCAAAACCGAGCCGGAGCGTAATAAAAATGAAGGGCCACAACACCGCGTGACGCTGACGCAAGGCTTTTGGCTGGCTGATACGGCCTGCACGCAAGCGCTGTGGCTGGCGGTGGCGGGAGGAGAGAACCCAAGCATATTCAAAGGTAACGAATTGCCGGTAGAGAACGTTAGCTGGGATGACGTGATGAATAAATTCATACCAAAGCTGCAAACATTGCTACCCAAAGGAGCGGAGGCTATATTACCTAGCGAAGCTCAATGGGAATATGCTTGCAGAGCGGGAACGCAGACACCATTCAATTTTGGCAAACAAATTAATCCTGAGTTAGTTAACTACAATGGGAGCCATCCATACAATAACGGCCCCAAAAGTATAGGCCGAAAAAAACCTGTCCCTTCAAAAACATTACCAGCAAACAATTGGGGATTGTTTCAGATGCACGGCAATGTGTGGGAGTGGTGTTTTGACGCTCCGCGCGTATACACTGAAGAAACTCAAACAGACCCACTAGGCCCCATCGGAAATGATAGCCATGCGATACGGGGTGGCTCTTGGTTCTTTTATGCAGGAGATGCCCGATCGGCTTTCCGCTACCCGGATGTTAAGCCCAGAAATATCGGTTTTCGTTTAGCTCTAAGGTTAATACCAAGCCAAGGGGCTTAACCGGGCAGACATACTTGCACGCGGGCTCGTCTGCCCAAGTATCACCCATGAAACCCTCAGACTCTCTCGCTTCGCACCGCGCCGCCATTCGTCGAGTAGTGAAGGCCCATCACGCCTGCAATGCCCGCATTTTCGGTTCCATGGCTCGGGCGAAGACATAGAAGACGGTGACCTAGATGTGTTGATCGACCCCACGCCCGAAACCACCTTGCTGGACGTGCCGGCGCATTTCCGTGTAGTGGTGCTGGTGCAGGCGGTATGAGCTTTGTCTCCCCCTCTCCCCAGCCCTCTCCCACGAGGGGAGAGGGGGCAAAACCGGGTGTTCTGGCGCACAGACCTACGCGCTGCACAAAGCCCCTCTCCCCTTGTGGGAGAGGGGTTGGGGAGAGGGGGGACGCCGCCAAGCCCCTCAGGTCGTTGTTTCCCCCAACTCCGTCTGTTGAACCATGCGCTCTGCTGATCTCTTCCAACCTCACCCCGCCTTCCCGCCCGAAGTCGCCCACCGCGCCCCACCCGCTGGCCACTGGCCACCCGCCTGGGCCGTGGCCTGGGGCGATGACCGGTTCGGCCTGTGGGCGGATTTGGAAGTGGGCCGCGTGGTGCAACGCTTCCGCTGGATCGAGCCCGGCAGTTTCCTGATGGGTTCCCCCAAAACCGAGCCGGAGCGTTCTAGCGACGAAGGCCCACAACACCGGGTAACGCTGACGCAAGGTTTCTGGCTGGCGGACACGGCCTGCACGCAAGCGCTGTGGCTGGCGGTGGTGGGAGGAGAGAACCCGAGCCGCTTCAAGGGAAGCGACGACTTACCGGTAGACAACGTAAGCTGGGACGATGTGATGGAGCAGTTCGTACCCAAGCTGCAAGTGCTTCTGCCCGAAGGCGTGGAAGCAGCATTGCCCAGCGAAGCGCAATGGGAGTATGCGTGCCGAACGGGCACGCATACTCCGTTCAGCTTTGGCAAACAGATCAACCCTGCGCAAGTGAACTACAACGGAAATCAACCGTACAACGACGGCCAGAAGGGTGAATACCGCGAGAAGACAGTGCCAGTGAAAGCGTTGCCTGCAAACAGATGGGGCTTATTCCAGATGCACGGCAACGTGTGGGAGTGGTGCTTGGACGAGCGAAGAACATACACAGACGCTGAAGCGGTGGATCCGCTGGGGGCTGTCGGGGATGGCCCGCGCGCCTTGCGCGGCGGCGCCTGGTTCTACAACGCTCGGCACGCCCGCACGACCTTTCGCTACGTGTACGAACGAGACGGCCGCTGGTTCTACTTCGGCTTTCGTGTAGCCCTGAAGCTCAAGCCCAGCCCAGGGGCGTAGCCCCAAGGCATTGGGGCCGGAGGCCCCGGAGTGCAGAGGCCGGAGGCCTCCAAGGCGGAGCCTGGTGCATTGGGTCGTGGCGGAGCCACGAATCCGGCGCAGGCGGAGCCGAAGCCGGACGGCCGCGAAGCGGCCGCGCAAAAAATGGTGATTGCAGACGTTGTTTGCCAAGCTTGGCATGGGCAAACGCAGCCGAAAATAACCAGCCCATGCACACCCGCACACAGCCTGCACCACCCCAGGAGCACCCATGAAACCCTCAGACCTGCTCGCCCCGCACCGTGCCACCATTCGCCAGGTGGTGCAGGCACACCACGCGTGCAATGCCCGCATCTTTGGCTCTGTGGCGCGGGGTGAAGATGGGGAGGGCAGTGACTTGGATGTGCTCATCGACCCTACGCCCGACACCACCTTGCTGGACATCGGTGCCATTCGCCACGAACTGGTACAGTTGCTGGGGGTGCCGGTGGATGTGCTCACCCCCAATGCCTTGCCCGAGCACTTTCGCGCCGCCGTGCTGGCCCAGGCGCAACCGGTATGAGCGCCCAACCCCAGCGCACCGCCGACTACCTGCAACACATGGCCCAGGCGATAGAGCGCATCCAGCATTACACCCAGGCCATGACGCTGGACGGGTTCCTCAACCAGCCCTTGGTGCAGGATGCCGTGATCCGCAACCTCGAAGTGCTGGGCGAAGCCAGCCACAACATTGAAAAGCACGACCCAGCCTTTGCTGCCGCTCACCCTGAGCTGCCGCTGGCCTTTGCTTACCAGATGCGCAACGCCCTGGCGCATGGGTACTTCAAAGTAGATTTGGAGATCGTCTGGCGCACGGTGCAGCGGGATTTGCCTCGGTTGCTGGCACAGGTGCAGGGAGTGATGGGGCAGGTGTGAACCGTTGCACCACGTCACGCTTACCCTCCGCCCAACGGATGCCACCCGTCTGCGCCATGTGCAAGCCGATGTAAAGACGTGCCGGCCCGCTCGCCCTACACGGCCGCCTCCGCTGGAACTTCTTCGGCGTTCGTGTGGCCCTGAAGCTCAAGCCCAGCCAGGGGGCGTGGCCCCAAGCCTGCGCTTCAAACAACGTGGGTCTTGACCCACTCACGCATCGCGTCGTTGACCCGGGTCTGCCAACCTTTGCCAGTGGCTTTGAGGGCTTCCAGCACATCAGCGTCGAAACGAATCGTTGTTGAGCGCTTGGCCGGTGTCTTCTGGGAGGGCACACACGCCAGCGCGGCTGTTCATGGCAACCAACTCAGCGTGAATCCCGGCTGGGAGAACCTCGGCAGAACGCTTGGCGTTCGCAAACCAAGCCGCATCCAACTCGTGCGCGTCAGGATCGGCGGCGATGGCCGCACAGATGGCGACATCCTCCTCGGCAGTCGGCAACTCGACCCGACGACCGCCCGGCAACGTCAACAATTTGGTGACCATCACGCCCCCATCCATCAAAGCCGCCCCACACACCCCACCGCCCCACACCGGCACGTCAGCCGCCCCTCATGGTGCGTTTCCCCATAATCCACGGTGATCTCCTCGCCCACCGCAATCTCGCGCAGCGCGTAAAACTCAATCCGCCCCTCGCGGATGCGCAACTGCCCATTCGGCTGGCAACTGTGGTTCGTGAAACGCATCGGATCGGTAGAGCGCGCCAAATCCACCGCCGTTTTGTGCGACACCTCCACGATCATGATGCGCTCCAGCGTCGCCGCCCGGCGCCGCGCTTCCGCAATCGAGATCGTCTCGCCGCGCACCTCGCCGATCTTGTGCCAACCCGGCACCGGCTCCAGCGCAAACACCCCGAACCCGTCGATCGGGCTGCGCCGCACCGCCACATCGTATTTTTGGTAAGGCGGACGTATGGCCAAACACCCCATCAGCAAAGCCTCCCGATCCGGCGCCGGCGGCCCACAAACAGGCTCGCACGCAGGCTCCGCGACGACCTCCGAAGAAAACGCACCCAGCCGAGGCAAGGTCACAGCCCCGTGGCGTGCGGCAGATGCGGCGCCGGCACCACCGCATCCCCCGCCCAACCGGGTTGGCGATGCTCGGCAATCACGTTCGTGTAAATGCCGCCGCGCACATACCAACGCGCCGTGATGCGCGCATAACGCGGGTTCGTCACCGAGACGATCTTGCTCAAAATGTCGTTCGTCACCTTCTCGTGGAACGCACCCTCGTTGCGGAAGCTCCACATGTACATCTTCAAACTCTTCAGCTCGACGCAGAGCTGATCCGCCACCATGTCAATGGTGAAGTGCGCAAAGTCCGGCTGGCCGGTGAGCGGGCAGTGGCAGGTGAATTCGGGGATTTGAAACTGGATGACGTAATCCCGCTCCGGCGCCGGATTCGGGAACACATACAGCTCCTTGCTCGGCGCGCTCGGCGGGTTGACCGGCACCGGGCGTTGTTGAGGGGCGGGAATCAGTTCGTCAGAGTGAGCCATGGCGTGCGGGAAGAAAACCAAGAAAAAAGACCGCGATGGTATCATCCCGCCGCCTTTGCGGCCAGATTGGCACGCGATTTCCCCTTGTAGATCAAAGACTTAAGATGCGCGCCCGCCCGGTCGCGCCACGCGATGCGGCTCAACCAGATCAAGCTTTCCGGCTTCAAGTCCTTTGCCGAACCAACGACGTTCCAACTGCCCGGCCAGCGCGTCGGCGTGGTCGGGCCGAACGGTTGCGGCAAGTCCAACATCATGGACGCGGTGCGTTGGGTGTTGGGCGAATCCAAAGCCAGCGAGCTGCGCGGCGAGTCCATGCAGGACGTGATTTTCAACGGCTCGGCCAACCGTAAACCCGCTGGCCGCTCCAGCGTGGAACTGGTGTTTTCCAATGAAGACGGCCGCGCCGGTGGCAGTTGGAGCCAATACGCCGAAATCGCCGTCAAGCGCGTGCTGACGCGGGACGGCACCTCCAGCTACTTCATCAACAACCAGCCGGTGCGCCGCCGCGATGTACACGATGTGTTCCTCGGCACCGGCTTGGGGCCACGCGCTTACGCCATCATCGGCCAGGGCACGATCACCCGCATCATCGATTCCAAACCGGAAGAGCTGCGCCTGTTTTTGGAAGAAGCCGCTGGCGTCTCCAAATACAAAGAGCGTCGCCGCGAAACCGAATTCCGCCTGCGGGACACGCGAGACAACCTCACCCGCGTGGACGACATCCTGCGCGAACTGGGTGCCAACTTGGAGAAGCTGGAGCGCCAAGCCGAAGTGGCCACGCGCTACAAGACTTTGCAAGAAGCCGGCACGCTCAAGCTGCACCAGCTCTGGTTTTTGAAACACCGGGACGCGGCCACCGAAGCCCAGCGCGTGCATCTGGCGATGCTGGAAGCCACCAACGCGCTGGAAGCCCGCACCGCCGAGCTGCGCCATTTGGAAGCCGCTTTGGAAGAGGTGCGCCAGGCGCACTACACCGCGTCGGACGGTTTGCACGAGCGCCAAGCGGATCTGGCCGCTGCCGCCGCTGAGGTCAGCCGCTTGGAGGAGCGCATTCGCCACGTTGTCGAGGGGCGCCAGCGCACCCAGGCGCGTTGGGCGGAGCTGCGTGCCCAGGCGGCGCAGTGGGCCGAACGCGCCGAGCAGGCCGAGGCCGAGCAAGAGGCGCTGGCCGAGCAGATCGCCTTGGCGCAGGAGCAGGCCGAAATCCTCGCTGCTCGCGCCGAAGAGCAGGCCGAAGACACGCCGCAGCACGAAGACGCCCTGCGCAGCGCCCAACAGCGGGCGGCGCAACAGCGCGGCCAAGTTGGCCAGGTGCAGCAGCAGTTGCAATTGCTCGCGGCGGAAAGCCGCCATCTGGACGAACAACATCGCAGCTTGCGCAGCCGGGTGGATCGGCTGAGCGCGGAACGCCGGGGGTTGGCGGCGCCGGATGCGGCGCGGCTGGACGCCCTGCGCGAGCAGCTCGCCCAAGTTCAAGCCCTGAGTGACGACGCCCAAGCCCGCCTGCACGCCTTGAGCGAGCAACTGCCCCAAGCCGAAGACCAGCGCCGCCACGCCCAGCAAGCCGCCAACGAGGCCACCGCCCGCCACACCGATTTGCACGCCCGCCTGGACGCCCTGCGCACGCTGCAAGACAAGGTGCAGCGCGGCGGCAAGCTGCAACCGTGGTTGGAGAAACACGGGTTGGCGGGGTTGGCGGGGATGTGGCAGCACGTCCACATCGAACCGGGTTGGGAAACGGCGCTGGAAGCGGCGTTGCGCGAGCGCTTGCACGCGCTGCCGGTGAGCCAGTTGGAGCGGCTGCAAGGGTTGGCGCTGGATGCGCCGCCGGCGAAGTTGGCGTTTTATGCGGTGGGGAGTGCCCCCTCTCCCCAACCCCTCTCCCGCGAGGGGAGAGGGGCTTCAGAGACGTTGGTGGACTTGTTGCGGGTGCGCGATCCGGCGCTGCGCTCGGTGTTGGCGGATTGGCTGGCCGGTGTGGCCGTGGCCGATTCGCTGGCGCAGGCGCTGGCGCAGCGGGATCGTTTGACGCCGGGCGGCTGTTTCATCACCCGCGAGGGGCACAGCGTCAGTGCGCACGCCATCGGGTTTTATGCGCCGGATTCAGAGCAAGCCGGGTTGCTCGCCCGTCAGCACGAGATTGAAAACTTGGAGCGTGCCAGCCGCGCCCAAGCCCTGCTCGCGGAGGACGCCCGCACCGCCCTGGCCCGCGCCGAGCACGCGCTGGCCGACGTTCAGCAGCAATTGGTCCAAGCGCGGCGCGAGGCCACGCAAATGCAGCAAACGGCGCATCAGGTGCAGGTGCAGTGGTTGCAGCTCTCACAACAGGCCGAGGCGGCGCGCAGCCGGCATCGCCAATTGGATGACGAGCTGGCCGACCTGAACGCCCAACTCGACGATGTGGCCGAACGTCGCGCCACCGGCGAAGCGCGGTTCGAGGAACTCGATCTGGCCTTGGCCGAAGCGCAGGAGCGTTTCACCGCGCTGGAAGATGCGGTGATCGCCGCCGAACGGCGTTTGAGCAGCGCCCGCGAGCACCAGCGCGTGGCCGAACGTCAGGCGCAGGAAGCGCAGTTTCAGGCGCGCACGTTGGCTTCCCGCCGAGGCGAGTTGGAACGCGGCATCACCACCGCACGCCAACAGCAGCGCGAGGCCGAACAGGCGCAGCAGCGCACACAAGCCGAACTCGCCCACTTTGATGACGATGCTGCGCAAGCCGGGCTGCACGAAGCGCTGGCGCTGCGGGTGGCGCGGGAAGCAGCCCTGTCCGCCGCCCGGGCTGCGTACGACGACCTCAGCCACCGCCTGCGCCAAGGCGACGAGCAGCGCCAAACGCTGGAACGCGCCATGGCCCCGCTGCGCGACGCCATCACCCGGTTGCAGCTCGAAAGCCAAGCCGCCGAGCTGGGGGGGGCGCAGTATCTGGAACAGTTGCAGGGGGCGGGCGTCGATCTGGCGGCGCTGGGGCAGTTGATCGAGCTGAACGGCGTCAAACTCTGGGGCTTGCAAGGTGAGATCGACCGCATCAACCGCGAAATGAACGCCCTCGGTGCCGTCAACTTGGCGGCCTTGGAAGAACTCAGCGCCACCCGCGAGCGCAAAACCTTTCTGGACGCCCAAAACGCCGATCTCACCCAGGCCATGCAAACCCTGGAAGACGCGATCCACAAAATCGACCTGGAAACCCGCGAGCTGCTGCAAGGCACGTTCAACCAAGTGAACGACGGCTTTGGCCGCATGTTCCCCAGCTTGTTCGGCGGCGGTAACGCCAAACTGGTGATGACGGGGGAGGACATCCTCGAATCCGGCGTGCAAGTCATGGCGCAGCCGCCGGGTAAGAAAAACGCCACCATCCATTTGCTGTCCGGCGGGGAGAAGGCGCTCACGGCCATCGCCCTGGTGTTTGCGATTTTCTTGCTGAACCCCGCGCCATTCTGTCTGCTGGACGAAGTGGACGCGCCGCTGGACGACGCCAACACCGAGCGTTATGCCAAGCTTGTGACGCAGATGTCCGAAAGCACGCAGTTCCTGTTCATCTCACACAACAAAATTGCGATGGAAATGGCCGAACAGTTGATCGGCGTGACCATGCAGGAGCAAGGTGTGTCGCGTATCGTCGCGGTGGACATGCAGGCGGCCGTGGGCATGCTCGCCGCCTGAGGCCCGCCACAGACCACGGAAAGCGGTGATGACTCTGACGATTGGCTTGATCCTGGTGGCCCTGCTGCTGCTGGCGTTGATGGGGCTGCACGTGCTGTGGACGACGTACCGCGCCCGTCAAGCCCGCCGCCGCGCCGATGCGGACGCCGCTGCCGCCGCCGCAGCGGCGACGACCTTGCAGGGTGAGGTCGATCCGGCCAGCTTGGGGGGCGTGCAGGCGTCGGTGCTGTGGAAAAGCGAACCGCCCCGGCCACAGCCGCTGCGCCGCGCGCCGCGCATCGATGCACTCATCGATGCCATCGCCACCCTCACGCCGGAATCACCGGTGAGTGGCGATCTGATCTTGCAGCATCTCAGTTTGGTGCGGCGGGCGGGCAACAAACCGCTGTACGTCGAGGGTTACCACGCCCAAACCGACGCCTGGGAGGTGCCCAGCGCTGGCCGGCGTTACACCGAGGTGCAGGTGGCGGTGCAACTGGCCAACCGCCACGGGCCGCTCAACGAAATCGATTTTGCGGAATTCACCCAAAAAGCCGAAAGTTTGGGCGAGGCGCTGCGCGCCTTGGTCGATCTGCCGGACATGATCGAGGCCGTGAACCGCGCCCGCGAGCTGGACGCGTTTTGTTCCCACAACGATGTGAAGCTGGTGGTGTACTTGTGCCCGGCGGTCGGCTCATGGTCGCTGGAGACGGTGCAAGCCTGTGCGCAACGCCACGGTTTTGTGCCGAGCACGATCGCGGGGCGCATGGTGTTGATGTCCATGGAGGAGGATGCGCCGCCCGTGCTGGTGTTGAGTTTCGACGCGCAGGCCGCGCTGGCAGACGATCCCGGCGAAGCGGTGTTGCAGCACATCGCCCTGAGTTTGGACGTGCCGCAATCCCCGCCCGAGGCGGAGCCGTTTGCGACGTGGTACTTGTGCGCCCGTCGCTTGGCCGAGGATTTGGGCGCCAAGGTGCTGGACGACCAAGGCGACCCGCTGGGCTTGCAGGCGTTTGAAAGCATTGGCGCGACCCTGCAAACCCTGTATCTGGAACTGGCGCGCCACGAACTGGCCGCCGGCAGTGCGGCGGCCCGGCGTTTGTTCAGTTGAGGCGGCGGCGGCGGGCGCCCAACAAACCCAGCGCCCCGAGCCACAGGGCCAACGTGGCAGGTTCAGGCACCGAAGAGACGGTGCCACCGCTGCCCGTCGTCAAACCGATGGCGCCGATCTTCACGCTGCCTTGGGCCGAGGAGGTGTTGTCACCCATGTAGATGAAATTGGTCTGGGTGTAGACGCTGCCGAAGCTGCTGTAGTCGCGCATCGCACCGGTCAGCAGCGTGGTGGCGCCGCTGCTCAGGCTGTAAAACCCGTCTTGCAACGTCAGGCTGTAGTTGCGCAACAAGGTGGTGTTGAAGCTGGCACTCTCAGCGTGCAAAAAATCCGCACCCGATTGGGCCCAAATCTGGGTCGCCCAGAAACCCAGCTCAATGCCGCGATGTTCACTGTCCAACAAGATGACAGAAAAGCCGGCGCGGTTGGCGTTGGCGTGGCTTTCGCTGACGGTTTGGAAGCTGAAGTTCAGCGTCGTGCCGGTGTCACTGTCGATGGTTTGATCGGTGCGGGCGATGCCGCTCTTCAACGAGTTCGACCCGGTGGAACTGAGGTTGAACAACCCGTTCTGGACTTGGGCGGTGCCCAAAAAATCCACCATCACCCAGTCTTGCTGCGAGGGCAGGGTTTGGGTGCTGGGGTCGTACAGCACATCGGCGTGCGCCACACTGGCTCCGAGGGCCAGGGCACCGATCGCCAACCAGCGACGGCAAGAAGATGAGAAAGCAGGTGCGTTCATGATGTGTGACCAGGGTTGGTGAAATTGCTGTTGTGCGCTCATCCTAATTCGGCTCACTACACTGCCTGTTTATGCCCCCTTCCGACATTCAACTTGATTTGTTCGTCTCCGCCCCGGCGGCGGCCCCCGAACCCACTCCGCCAGCCGCTCAGGCAGCGGCGTTGCGCGAGCGTTTGCACCATCTGGCGCACGCCTACCATGTGCAAGACGCCCCCGAAGTGCCCGATGCGGAATACGACCGCCTGTTCCAGCAACTCCAAGCCCTGGAGGCCGAGCACCCAGCGCTGCGCACGCCAGATTCGCCCACCCAGCGCGTGCTGGGCGCCGTGCTGGAGGGCTTCACGCCGGTGCGTCATGCGGTGCCCATGCTGTCGATTCGCACTGAAACGGACACCACGGCCCAAGGCGCCCACGAGTTCGATGCCCGCGTGCGCCGCGAACTCAAACTCACCGAGAACGATGCGCCGATCGACTACAGCGCCGAACTCAAATTCGATGGGCTGGCGATCAACCTGCGTTACGAAGCCGGGGTGCTGGTGCAAGCGGCCACACGCGGCGACGGGGAAACCGGCGAGGACGTGACGCACAACATCCGCACCATCGGCCAAATTCCGCTGCGTCTTCTGGGTTGCACGGCGCCGGTGTTGGAGGTGCGCGGCGAGGTGTACATGCGCCGCGATGACTTTGAAGCGCTGAACGCACGCCAACGGGCGCTGAACGAAAAAACCTTCGTCAACCCGCGCAACGCGGCGGCAGGCGCGGTGCGCCAGTTGGATTCGAGCATCGCCGCCCAGCGGCCGTTGAGTTTTTTCGCCTATGGTCTGGGCGAGGTGCAAGGCTGGGACATTCCCGCCACGCACAGCGCTTTGTTGGACGCTTTGGCCGCCCTGGGCCTGCCCGTGTGTGCCGAACGGGCGGTGCTGGAAAGCGCCGACGGCCTGGCCACCTTCCATGCCCGCATCGGTGCCCGCCGCGACACGCTGCCGTTTGACATCGACGGCGTGGTCTACAAAGTGAACGACCGGGCGTTGCAGGAGCGCTTGGGTTTTGTCACCCGCGAACCGCGCTGGGCGGTGGCGCACAAATACCCCGCCCAGGAGCAGATGACGCGCTTGCTGGGCATCGACATCCAAGTGGGCCGCACCGGCAAACTCACGCCGGTGGCCAAGCTGGAACCGGTGTTCGTGGGCGGCACCACCGTGAGCAACGCCACGCTGCACAACGAGGACGAAACGCGGCGCAAGGATGTGCGTGTGGGCGATGTGGTGATCGTGCGGCGCGCCGGCGACGTCATCCCCGAAGTGGTGGGCGTGGTGTTGGCCGATCGCCCCGCCGATGTGGGGGAACCTTTCGATCTCTACAAGCGCTTGAGCGGCCAGTGCCCCGTGTGTGCCAGCCCGATTGAACGCGAAGAAGGCGAGGTGGATTGGCGCTGCACCGGCGGCCTAACCTGCCCGGCGCAGCGCAAACAAGCCCTGTTGCACTTCGCCAGCCGCCGCATGATGGACATCGAAGGCTTGGGCGACAAACTGGTGGATCAGTTGGTGGACGGCCAGATCGTGCGCAGCTTGCCCGATCTGTACAAACTCGGTTTCACCAGTTTGGCGGCGCTGGAGCGCATGGGCGACAAAAGCGCCACCAACCTGCTGGCGGCGATTGAAAAGAGCAAACACACCACGCTGGGGCGGTTTTTGTTCAGCTTGGGCATCCGCCATGTGGGCGAAAGCACCGCCAAGGACTTGGCGCGCCATTTCGGCACCCTAGAGCGGCTGATGGACGCCCGCGTGGAAGAACTGCTGGAGGTGCCGGACGTGGGCCCGGTGGTGGCCAACAGCCTGCGCCATTTTTTCGATCAGCCCATCCACAGAGAAGTGGTGGAGCAACTGCGCGCTGCGGGTGTGTGTTGGCCGGATGAAATCGGGCTGGCGTCCGATGCGCCGCGCCCGCTGTTGGGCAAAACGCTGGTGCTCACCGGCACCCTGCCCAGCTTGAGCCGCGATGAAGCCAAAGCGATGATCGAAGCGGCGGGCGGCAAGGTGAGTGGTTCGGTGTCCAAGAAAACCCACTACGTCGTGGCCGGCAGTGAAGCGGGCAGCAAGCTGGACAAAGCCCAGAGCCTGGGCGTGCCGGTGTTGGACGAAGCCGGCTTGCGGGCTTTGCTCGCCGGGGCTGAAGGGGCTTAAAGCCGACTCAGCAGTTCCGTTTTCTTGGTGCTGAACTCCGCGTCGCTCAAGATGCCCTTGGCATGCAGCGCGGCCAGGCGCTCAAT is a genomic window of Vitreoscilla filiformis containing:
- a CDS encoding formylglycine-generating enzyme family protein, encoding MVVLDFRDALWPYRRDMHRLCQRLLSEVGRTGLSLRVMAHGPAGGWTDWLEEQACRPRMPQVLDWVPPAPGSCVLLVSDFGWFGAPADGPPSPLTQRWLRWVAQQQKAQVTVLGLAPLGADQLRPEVCRRLPVLRWSPDGRLHPERAASPPSAEPAGLAPLLAMVAVTRRVDPPLMRALRRLNPVTPLHAGLEGAAWNHPHTQGGRVCTLRPQHQVGYLARFRLLPKHLHAQQDALRRQHHAHLRALLVQEENLLHAVQVRLARGGRQPPGEVEQTALRFFQHLVLTVQQADAATLRNWLPAVQAYLNELDALTASVHRQVFSELMAAVVQRRGQPAQALPGWVDVAAFQSAQTAPGRAVQGYLVQDLRQRRWLIQPQPPEAGQNGRALAPATQVVVRWQSQAGEQVRALRLGSAVHDLAGLDEVVGVEVNDGRQVFQLLPVTRPRGILGWSQNKDLALSLMLPDLRFKETTIADDLLRPHNYWRAMLAGQRSQLIIDTIHFTLHEGCIFRIGGDDFGSYLDLQFNSRRGKNKVVQRFRWIEPGSFMMGSPKTEPERNKNEGPQHRVTLTQGFWLADTACTQALWLAVAGGENPSIFKGNELPVENVSWDDVMNKFIPKLQTLLPKGAEAILPSEAQWEYACRAGTQTPFNFGKQINPELVNYNGSHPYNNGPKSIGRKKPVPSKTLPANNWGLFQMHGNVWEWCFDAPRVYTEETQTDPLGPIGNDSHAIRGGSWFFYAGDARSAFRYPDVKPRNIGFRLALRLIPSQGA
- a CDS encoding formylglycine-generating enzyme family protein, whose protein sequence is MRSADLFQPHPAFPPEVAHRAPPAGHWPPAWAVAWGDDRFGLWADLEVGRVVQRFRWIEPGSFLMGSPKTEPERSSDEGPQHRVTLTQGFWLADTACTQALWLAVVGGENPSRFKGSDDLPVDNVSWDDVMEQFVPKLQVLLPEGVEAALPSEAQWEYACRTGTHTPFSFGKQINPAQVNYNGNQPYNDGQKGEYREKTVPVKALPANRWGLFQMHGNVWEWCLDERRTYTDAEAVDPLGAVGDGPRALRGGAWFYNARHARTTFRYVYERDGRWFYFGFRVALKLKPSPGA
- a CDS encoding nucleotidyltransferase family protein, whose translation is MKPSDLLAPHRATIRQVVQAHHACNARIFGSVARGEDGEGSDLDVLIDPTPDTTLLDIGAIRHELVQLLGVPVDVLTPNALPEHFRAAVLAQAQPV
- a CDS encoding HepT-like ribonuclease domain-containing protein, which gives rise to MSAQPQRTADYLQHMAQAIERIQHYTQAMTLDGFLNQPLVQDAVIRNLEVLGEASHNIEKHDPAFAAAHPELPLAFAYQMRNALAHGYFKVDLEIVWRTVQRDLPRLLAQVQGVMGQV
- a CDS encoding BrnA antitoxin family protein, coding for MPSQKTPAKRSTTIRFDADVLEALKATGKGWQTRVNDAMREWVKTHVV
- a CDS encoding SET domain-containing protein — encoded protein: MAIRPPYQKYDVAVRRSPIDGFGVFALEPVPGWHKIGEVRGETISIAEARRRAATLERIMIVEVSHKTAVDLARSTDPMRFTNHSCQPNGQLRIREGRIEFYALREIAVGEEITVDYGETHHEGRLTCRCGAVGCVGRL
- the queF gene encoding preQ(1) synthase, with amino-acid sequence MAHSDELIPAPQQRPVPVNPPSAPSKELYVFPNPAPERDYVIQFQIPEFTCHCPLTGQPDFAHFTIDMVADQLCVELKSLKMYMWSFRNEGAFHEKVTNDILSKIVSVTNPRYARITARWYVRGGIYTNVIAEHRQPGWAGDAVVPAPHLPHATGL